One genomic region from Streptomyces sp. NBC_00457 encodes:
- a CDS encoding MFS transporter, which yields MSPSPSLSARGGRLAILVVGLCWLAVLFDGLDMFIYGSVLPHLLETTTFGLTPDQAGDLGSYATFGMLVGALAAGTVADRIGRKKLMVSCVILFSLASGVCAIADSVAVFGLGRTLAGVGLGGLLPTAIGVVSDYAPRGRGAIIIGLLMTAHHAGGILSAYVAKWLVEPVGWRAAFWVCVLPLLFAPVLARFLPESLSFLVAKGRTEEARELAVRYKVELPAAKPGKQAAADRWTNLVTLFRGGEWTQTLLYWLASFGGLLLVYGVATWLPTLMRAEGYELGSALSFVVVFNLGGIVGMLVAGRAADRFGAPRISAIWFALTAAGVFLLSVHMPMSVTMIVVFLTGVFLNSAQTMIYATVSIRSTPDSRATAVGWTSGMGRFGAVFGPWLGGQLLAANHGDWGFTAFAIAGLSSMVFIGIASLRGPKRSTGAGAQQELATAH from the coding sequence ATGTCTCCCTCGCCCTCACTCTCCGCCCGCGGCGGCAGACTGGCCATCCTGGTCGTCGGACTGTGCTGGCTGGCCGTGCTCTTCGACGGCCTCGACATGTTCATCTACGGCTCGGTGCTGCCGCACCTGCTGGAGACGACGACCTTCGGCCTCACCCCGGACCAGGCCGGCGACCTCGGCAGCTACGCCACCTTCGGCATGCTGGTCGGCGCCCTGGCCGCGGGAACCGTCGCGGACCGGATCGGGCGCAAGAAGCTCATGGTCTCCTGCGTGATCCTCTTCTCGCTGGCCTCCGGCGTGTGCGCCATCGCGGACAGCGTCGCCGTCTTCGGCCTCGGCCGGACCCTGGCGGGCGTCGGCCTCGGCGGACTGCTGCCGACCGCGATCGGCGTGGTCTCCGACTACGCTCCGCGCGGTCGCGGCGCCATCATCATCGGCCTGCTGATGACTGCCCACCACGCCGGCGGCATCCTGTCGGCCTACGTCGCCAAGTGGCTCGTGGAACCGGTCGGCTGGCGTGCCGCGTTCTGGGTCTGCGTGCTCCCGCTGCTCTTCGCTCCGGTGCTTGCGCGCTTCCTCCCCGAGTCGCTGAGCTTCCTCGTCGCCAAGGGCCGCACCGAGGAGGCCCGCGAGCTGGCCGTCCGGTACAAGGTCGAGCTGCCCGCCGCCAAGCCCGGCAAGCAAGCCGCGGCCGACCGCTGGACCAACCTGGTCACCCTCTTCCGCGGCGGCGAGTGGACCCAGACCCTGCTCTACTGGCTGGCCTCCTTCGGGGGACTGCTGCTCGTCTACGGCGTCGCCACCTGGCTGCCCACCCTGATGCGCGCCGAGGGCTACGAGCTGGGCTCGGCCCTGTCCTTCGTGGTCGTCTTCAACCTCGGCGGCATCGTGGGCATGCTCGTCGCAGGCCGCGCCGCCGACCGCTTCGGCGCCCCGCGCATCTCGGCGATCTGGTTCGCGCTGACCGCCGCCGGGGTCTTCCTGCTCAGCGTCCACATGCCGATGAGCGTGACGATGATCGTCGTCTTCCTCACCGGCGTCTTCCTCAACAGCGCCCAGACGATGATCTACGCGACCGTCTCCATCCGTTCCACCCCGGACAGCCGCGCCACCGCCGTCGGCTGGACCTCCGGCATGGGCCGCTTCGGCGCCGTCTTCGGCCCCTGGCTCGGCGGCCAGCTCCTCGCCGCGAACCACGGCGACTGGGGCTTCACCGCCTTCGCCATCGCCGGCCTCTCCTCCATGGTCTTCATCGGCATCGCCTCATTGCGTGGCCCGAAGCGGTCCACGGGGGCCGGTGCGCAGCAGGAACTGGCGACCGCGCACTGA
- a CDS encoding VOC family protein has product MTPPLGDIAHVGHAQLFTPDLDASVAFFTDYLGLTVNGQQGDTVYLRTFDDYEHHSLVLTAREQPGLGRLALRTSSEEALQRRVGAIEDAGGTGTWVEDEPGLGKLYLTTDPDGHEHALYWESQHYEAPEELRPALKNQPQAKPNRGVGVRRLDHINFLAADVLANAEFQEQLLGARPTEQIRLDTGKIAARWLTFTNKSYDVVYTSDWTGSTGRLHHIAFATDTREEILRAADLAIDSGVFIETGPHKHAIQQTFFLYVYEPGGNRIELCNPLTRLVLAPDWPLITWTEEERKKGQAWGLKTIESFHTHGTPPVG; this is encoded by the coding sequence ATGACCCCGCCGCTCGGTGACATCGCCCATGTCGGCCACGCCCAGCTGTTCACCCCGGACCTGGACGCCAGCGTCGCCTTCTTCACCGACTACCTGGGGCTGACCGTCAACGGGCAGCAGGGAGACACCGTTTACCTGCGGACCTTCGACGACTACGAGCACCACAGCCTCGTCCTCACGGCCCGCGAACAGCCGGGCCTCGGCCGGCTCGCACTGCGCACCTCCAGCGAGGAGGCCCTTCAGCGGCGTGTCGGCGCGATCGAGGACGCCGGCGGCACCGGCACCTGGGTCGAGGACGAGCCCGGCCTCGGCAAGCTCTACCTCACGACCGACCCGGACGGCCACGAGCACGCGTTGTACTGGGAGAGCCAACACTACGAAGCCCCCGAGGAGTTGCGGCCCGCGCTGAAGAACCAGCCCCAGGCCAAGCCCAACCGGGGCGTGGGCGTACGCCGGCTCGACCACATCAACTTCCTCGCCGCCGACGTACTCGCCAACGCGGAGTTCCAGGAACAGCTCCTCGGCGCACGACCCACGGAGCAGATCCGGCTCGACACGGGGAAGATCGCAGCCCGTTGGCTGACCTTCACGAACAAGTCGTACGACGTCGTCTACACCTCGGACTGGACCGGCTCCACCGGCCGACTGCACCACATCGCCTTCGCGACGGACACCCGCGAGGAGATCCTGCGCGCCGCCGATCTCGCCATCGACAGCGGGGTGTTCATCGAGACAGGCCCGCACAAGCACGCCATCCAGCAGACGTTCTTCCTCTACGTCTACGAGCCGGGTGGCAACCGCATCGAGCTGTGCAACCCGCTCACGCGGCTGGTCCTGGCTCCCGACTGGCCGCTGATCACCTGGACCGAGGAGGAGCGGAAGAAGGGCCAGGCCTGGGGTCTGAAGACCATCGAGTCGTTCCATACGCACGGGACGCCGCCGGTCGGTTGA
- a CDS encoding 4-oxalomesaconate tautomerase, giving the protein MLMRGGTSKGAYFLADDLPADPGDRDDLLLRVMGSPDPRQIDGLGGAHPLTSKVAVVSRSAGPEADVDFLFLQVAVDRPEVTDRQNCGNILAGVGPFAVERGLVHADDAETTVRIRMLNTGELAVATFPTPGGRVDYTGSAEISGVPGTAAAVVIEFPPGAGPLLPTGHVRDTVAGTEVTCVDNGMPTVLIPASALGVTGYEAPKDLEENVTLAGRLREIRLEAGKLMGLGDVDGATVPKLSLLAPPRDGGAVTTRTFIPFRCHTSIGVLGAASVAAGLLVPGGVGEGIAEPPGQSDRVRIEHPTGFLDIETSVEPGSAETVPVVRRTAVVRTARKIFDGTVFPRAAVPPLEAHHDPAAR; this is encoded by the coding sequence ATGCTGATGCGCGGCGGCACCTCCAAAGGCGCCTACTTCCTCGCCGACGACCTGCCCGCCGATCCCGGGGACCGCGACGACCTGCTGCTGCGGGTCATGGGCAGCCCCGACCCGCGCCAGATCGACGGCCTGGGCGGCGCGCACCCGCTCACCAGCAAGGTGGCCGTCGTCTCCCGCTCGGCCGGCCCCGAGGCGGACGTCGACTTCCTGTTCCTCCAAGTCGCCGTCGACCGCCCCGAAGTGACGGACCGGCAGAACTGCGGCAACATCCTCGCCGGGGTCGGTCCCTTCGCCGTGGAACGCGGCCTGGTCCACGCGGACGACGCCGAGACGACCGTACGCATCCGGATGCTCAACACCGGAGAGCTGGCCGTCGCGACCTTCCCCACCCCTGGTGGCCGGGTCGACTACACCGGCTCCGCGGAGATCTCCGGGGTGCCGGGCACGGCGGCTGCCGTCGTGATCGAGTTCCCGCCGGGCGCCGGCCCGCTGCTGCCCACCGGTCACGTCCGCGACACCGTCGCCGGCACCGAGGTCACCTGCGTGGACAACGGGATGCCGACCGTGCTGATCCCCGCCTCCGCCCTGGGAGTCACCGGCTACGAGGCGCCCAAGGACCTGGAGGAGAACGTCACCCTCGCCGGCAGGCTGCGTGAAATCCGGCTGGAGGCAGGGAAGTTGATGGGCCTCGGCGATGTGGACGGCGCCACCGTGCCCAAGCTCAGCCTGCTCGCGCCGCCCCGGGACGGCGGTGCGGTGACGACCCGCACCTTCATCCCCTTCCGCTGCCACACCTCCATCGGTGTCCTGGGCGCCGCGAGCGTGGCGGCGGGGCTGCTCGTGCCCGGCGGCGTGGGGGAGGGGATCGCGGAGCCACCCGGGCAGAGCGACCGCGTACGCATCGAGCACCCCACCGGATTCCTCGACATCGAAACCAGCGTGGAGCCCGGATCAGCGGAAACCGTTCCCGTGGTCCGCCGCACCGCCGTCGTGCGCACCGCACGGAAGATCTTCGACGGCACCGTCTTCCCCCGCGCCGCCGTACCACCCTTGGAGGCACACCATGACCCCGCCGCTCGGTGA
- a CDS encoding 4-carboxy-4-hydroxy-2-oxoadipate aldolase/oxaloacetate decarboxylase, whose protein sequence is MSGVIVTDPPKADAKDVEALAGFGVATVSEALGRTGLLGPGIRPIQQGVRVAGTAVTVLSWPGDNLMIHAAVDQCGEGDILVVTTTSPSTDGMFGELFATALQRRGVRGLVSNAGVRDTQELREMNFPAWSRAVSAQGTVKATGGSVNVPVAIDGQVIRPGDVMLADDDGVVVVPRERARATVEASEAREAKEAKARAAFLDGQLGLDRYGLRDTLRRLGVEYRTYEEYTGERS, encoded by the coding sequence ATGAGCGGCGTGATCGTCACCGACCCGCCGAAGGCCGACGCCAAGGACGTCGAGGCGCTCGCCGGATTCGGCGTGGCCACCGTGAGCGAGGCGCTGGGACGCACCGGTCTGCTCGGCCCCGGCATCCGCCCCATCCAGCAGGGTGTGCGCGTCGCCGGAACGGCCGTCACCGTGCTCAGCTGGCCCGGCGACAACCTCATGATCCACGCGGCCGTCGATCAGTGCGGCGAGGGCGACATCCTCGTCGTCACCACCACCTCCCCGTCCACCGACGGCATGTTCGGCGAACTGTTCGCCACCGCGCTGCAACGGCGGGGCGTCCGCGGCCTGGTCAGCAACGCCGGTGTCCGCGACACCCAGGAGCTGCGTGAGATGAACTTCCCGGCCTGGTCCCGGGCGGTCTCCGCGCAGGGCACGGTCAAGGCCACCGGCGGCTCGGTCAACGTCCCGGTCGCGATCGACGGCCAGGTGATCCGCCCCGGCGATGTGATGCTCGCCGACGACGACGGCGTGGTGGTCGTCCCGCGCGAGCGTGCCCGCGCCACCGTCGAGGCGTCCGAGGCCCGCGAGGCCAAGGAGGCAAAGGCCCGCGCCGCCTTCCTCGACGGTCAACTGGGCCTGGACCGCTACGGGTTGCGGGACACGTTGCGGCGGCTCGGCGTCGAGTACCGGACGTACGAGGAATACACGGGGGAGCGGTCGTGA
- a CDS encoding PIG-L deacetylase family protein: MTHAEAPATTTPPPRSTLVVTAHAGDFVWRTGGAIALATSRGEKVTIACLTFGERGESAKAWREGKQLEEIKAIRRDEAEHAAETLGAEVRFFDAGDYPLVPTAELTDRLVEVYRETQPDVVLTHPTEDPYNGDHPAAHRMALEARILAQAIGYPGEGDIIGAPPVFYFEPHQPEMSGFKPEVLLDITEVWDTKRKAMECLGAQQHLWDYYTDLAVRRGVQLKRNAGPNLGLAHKTMAEAFMRPYPQIAKELA; the protein is encoded by the coding sequence ATGACGCATGCCGAAGCGCCCGCCACCACCACCCCACCACCACGGTCGACCCTCGTCGTCACCGCACACGCCGGGGACTTCGTGTGGCGGACCGGTGGAGCCATCGCCCTGGCCACCTCACGGGGGGAGAAGGTCACCATCGCCTGCCTGACCTTCGGCGAGCGCGGCGAGTCCGCCAAGGCATGGCGCGAGGGCAAGCAGCTGGAGGAGATCAAGGCGATACGCCGGGACGAGGCCGAGCACGCTGCCGAAACCCTCGGCGCCGAGGTCCGCTTCTTCGACGCCGGCGACTATCCGCTGGTCCCCACAGCGGAGTTGACCGACCGACTCGTCGAGGTCTACCGCGAGACGCAGCCCGATGTCGTCCTCACTCACCCGACGGAGGACCCGTACAACGGCGACCACCCGGCCGCCCACCGCATGGCCCTGGAAGCCCGGATCCTCGCCCAGGCCATCGGCTACCCCGGCGAGGGCGACATCATCGGCGCCCCGCCGGTCTTCTACTTCGAGCCGCACCAGCCCGAGATGAGCGGCTTCAAGCCCGAGGTCCTGCTAGACATCACCGAGGTGTGGGACACCAAGCGCAAGGCGATGGAGTGCCTCGGGGCCCAGCAGCACCTGTGGGACTACTACACCGACCTCGCCGTGCGCCGCGGCGTCCAGCTCAAGCGCAACGCTGGACCCAACCTGGGCCTCGCCCACAAGACCATGGCCGAGGCGTTCATGCGTCCCTACCCGCAGATCGCGAAGGAGCTGGCATGA
- a CDS encoding GntR family transcriptional regulator, with protein sequence MPKQARPSTGEQAKQHALAQLRQAILHGEMAPAQRLVENELAEQFDVTRASIRAALIDLEAQGLVERIRNRGSRVRVVTVEEAVAITECRMVLEGLCAAKAAVAASDDQLTELTDLGTAMSKAVADGEPMTYSELNQELHARIREFSGQRTAVELLERLNAQLVRHRFQLALRPGRPQHSLNEHLAMIEAIRSRDPQAAEAAVRAHLTSVIEALQD encoded by the coding sequence ATGCCGAAACAAGCCCGTCCGAGCACCGGAGAGCAGGCCAAGCAGCACGCGCTCGCGCAGCTGCGGCAGGCGATCCTGCACGGCGAGATGGCACCGGCACAGCGACTGGTGGAGAACGAACTCGCCGAGCAGTTCGATGTGACACGGGCGAGCATCCGTGCGGCACTCATCGATCTGGAGGCCCAGGGCCTCGTGGAGCGGATCCGCAACCGCGGCTCGCGGGTGCGGGTGGTGACCGTGGAGGAAGCGGTCGCCATCACCGAGTGCCGGATGGTGCTCGAGGGGCTCTGCGCGGCGAAGGCGGCCGTCGCGGCCAGCGACGATCAGCTGACGGAACTGACGGACCTCGGCACGGCGATGAGCAAGGCCGTGGCCGACGGCGAGCCGATGACGTACTCCGAACTGAATCAGGAACTGCACGCCAGGATCCGGGAGTTCTCCGGCCAGCGCACGGCCGTGGAACTGCTGGAGCGGCTGAACGCCCAACTGGTGCGCCACCGCTTCCAGTTGGCGCTGCGGCCCGGTCGTCCGCAGCACTCCCTGAACGAGCATCTGGCGATGATCGAGGCGATCAGGTCCAGGGACCCCCAGGCGGCCGAAGCGGCCGTCCGCGCCCACCTCACCAGCGTGATCGAAGCGTTGCAGGACTGA
- a CDS encoding LysR family transcriptional regulator has product MDVELRQLRCLVAIVDEGTFTDAALALDVSQAAVSRTLASLENALGVRLLRRTSREVTPTGAGVRVVAHARRVLAEVDDLVREAASGHAQLRIGYAWSALGRHTVAFQRRWAVLRPETDLHLVRVNSGTAGLAEGACDLALVRRSVDDRRFESAIVGLERRLCAVAGDDPLARRRSVRLADLAGRTLLVDRRTGTTTADLWPPDSRPAIEETHDIDDWLTVISAGRGIGITAESTANQYPRPGVVYRPVRDAEPIAVRLAWWRDDPHPAAQAVMELVTELYREG; this is encoded by the coding sequence ATGGATGTGGAACTGCGGCAGCTGCGCTGTCTCGTCGCGATCGTCGACGAGGGCACCTTCACCGACGCCGCCCTCGCCCTCGACGTCTCCCAGGCCGCCGTCTCCCGCACCCTGGCCTCGCTGGAAAACGCCCTGGGCGTACGGCTGTTGCGGCGGACCTCGCGCGAGGTGACCCCGACCGGAGCCGGGGTGCGGGTGGTGGCGCACGCCCGGCGTGTGCTCGCCGAGGTGGACGACCTGGTGCGCGAGGCCGCGTCCGGCCATGCCCAACTGCGGATCGGCTACGCCTGGTCCGCGCTCGGCCGGCACACCGTCGCCTTCCAGCGCCGCTGGGCCGTGCTGCGTCCGGAGACCGATCTGCACCTCGTGCGCGTCAACTCGGGCACGGCCGGACTCGCGGAGGGCGCCTGCGACCTGGCCCTCGTACGGCGGTCCGTGGACGACCGGCGGTTCGAGTCGGCCATCGTCGGTCTGGAGCGGCGGCTGTGCGCGGTGGCCGGTGACGATCCGCTGGCCCGGCGCCGCTCGGTCCGGCTGGCCGACCTCGCCGGGCGCACGCTCCTCGTCGACCGTCGCACCGGCACCACGACCGCGGACCTGTGGCCGCCGGACTCCCGCCCGGCCATCGAGGAGACGCACGACATCGACGACTGGCTCACCGTGATCTCCGCGGGCCGTGGCATCGGCATCACGGCCGAGTCCACCGCCAACCAGTATCCGCGGCCCGGCGTCGTGTACCGCCCGGTGCGGGACGCCGAGCCGATCGCCGTACGTCTGGCCTGGTGGCGGGACGACCCGCATCCCGCCGCGCAGGCCGTGATGGAACTGGTCACCGAGCTGTACCGCGAGGGCTGA
- a CDS encoding EamA family transporter, with protein sequence MQGAPARPAASPSAAGPLPDPKRLPLAGVATMAGSGLSNQIGAAIGSLAFPVIGPVGVVAVRQYVAAAVLLAVGRPRLRSFTWGQWWPVLLLAVVFGTMNLSLYSAIDRIGLGLAVTLEFLGPLSIALAATRRRLDACGALLAAAGVVVLMRPQPSADYLGMGLALLAALCWASYILLNRTVGRRVPGAQGSAAAAGLSALMFLPVGVVVAVQHPPTLMAAGCAVAAGVLSSAVPYLADLFALRRVPAAAFGLFMSVNPVLAAVVGWVALGEGLGWMEWAGITAVVVANALSVLARSGR encoded by the coding sequence ATGCAAGGAGCACCCGCACGCCCCGCCGCGTCCCCGTCCGCCGCCGGACCGCTCCCGGACCCGAAACGACTCCCGCTCGCCGGGGTGGCCACGATGGCGGGCAGCGGGCTGTCCAACCAGATCGGGGCCGCGATCGGCTCGCTCGCGTTCCCCGTGATCGGTCCCGTCGGTGTCGTCGCGGTGCGCCAGTACGTCGCCGCGGCCGTCCTGTTGGCCGTGGGCAGGCCGCGGCTGCGGTCATTCACCTGGGGGCAGTGGTGGCCGGTGCTGCTGCTGGCCGTGGTCTTCGGGACGATGAACCTGTCCCTGTACAGCGCCATCGACCGCATCGGCCTCGGGCTGGCGGTGACGCTGGAGTTTCTGGGTCCGCTGAGCATCGCGCTGGCGGCCACCCGGCGGCGTCTGGACGCGTGCGGGGCGCTGCTCGCCGCGGCGGGGGTCGTCGTCCTGATGCGGCCGCAGCCGTCGGCCGACTATCTCGGCATGGGGCTGGCGCTGCTCGCGGCGCTGTGCTGGGCGTCGTACATCCTGCTCAACCGGACCGTCGGACGGCGCGTCCCGGGAGCGCAGGGTTCGGCAGCCGCGGCCGGGCTGTCCGCGCTGATGTTCCTGCCGGTCGGGGTCGTCGTGGCGGTTCAGCATCCGCCGACCCTGATGGCCGCGGGGTGTGCTGTGGCCGCGGGGGTGTTGTCCTCGGCGGTGCCGTATCTGGCCGACCTGTTCGCGCTGCGACGGGTGCCGGCGGCGGCGTTCGGGCTGTTCATGAGCGTCAATCCGGTGCTCGCCGCGGTGGTCGGATGGGTCGCCCTTGGTGAGGGGCTGGGGTGGATGGAGTGGGCGGGTATCACAGCGGTTGTCGTCGCGAATGCGCTCAGCGTGCTCGCTCGGTCGGGCAGGTAG
- a CDS encoding SIS domain-containing protein, whose protein sequence is MSVESVSAQGFAREGMAALHRITESAGGEVTRAAELIAQCVRSDGVIHAFGTGHSQAMVLELAGRAGGLVPTNRLSIADLVLYGGDPPSVLDDPLLERQAGVAQRIYDLAAPRPEDLFVIISNSGVNNVIVEMALHAKEKGHWLLAITSLPHTRAVPAAHPSGKKLADIADVVLDNAAPRGDALLELPGGGAICALSTLTGVMLIQMTVAEAASLLLASGDRPPVYVSANVPGGFEGNLDLEKRYAGRIRRTAS, encoded by the coding sequence GTGTCCGTCGAGTCCGTGAGCGCCCAGGGCTTCGCCCGCGAGGGCATGGCCGCCCTCCACCGCATCACCGAGTCCGCCGGCGGCGAGGTGACGCGCGCCGCCGAACTGATCGCCCAGTGCGTGCGCTCGGACGGCGTCATCCATGCCTTCGGCACCGGCCACTCCCAGGCCATGGTCCTCGAACTCGCGGGCCGCGCCGGGGGACTGGTCCCCACGAACCGCCTCAGCATCGCCGACCTCGTCCTCTACGGCGGTGATCCGCCCAGCGTCCTCGACGACCCGCTCCTGGAGCGCCAGGCGGGAGTCGCCCAGCGGATCTACGACCTCGCCGCCCCCCGACCGGAGGACCTCTTCGTCATCATCTCCAACTCCGGCGTCAACAACGTCATCGTCGAAATGGCCCTGCACGCCAAGGAAAAAGGTCACTGGCTCCTGGCCATCACCTCTCTCCCCCACACCCGGGCCGTCCCCGCCGCCCACCCGAGCGGCAAGAAGCTCGCCGACATCGCCGACGTGGTCCTCGACAACGCGGCCCCACGCGGCGACGCCCTCCTCGAACTCCCCGGCGGCGGCGCCATCTGCGCCCTGTCCACCCTCACCGGCGTGATGCTGATCCAGATGACAGTCGCCGAGGCGGCCTCCCTCCTCCTCGCGTCCGGCGACCGCCCCCCGGTATACGTCTCAGCGAACGTACCGGGCGGCTTCGAGGGCAACCTGGACCTGGAGAAGCGCTACGCGGGCCGCATCCGTCGCACCGCGAGCTAG
- a CDS encoding MurR/RpiR family transcriptional regulator yields MPATDVTTLIRTELPRLAGSLRKVGELILEDPAAVTHCSAAELGRRTGTSQATVTRFCRAIGLDSYQHLLIELAQERGRGEVSDWGTAEIGPDIAPDDSLERVVQVVGTADLRAVQQTIDRMDLDAVERAAQATARARRIDVYGVGGSGALAQETETRLFRIGCAVRGWTEVHGAATSAALLTPADVAIGISHSGATRETIEPFEMAKERGATTVAITSDARSPLAKAADIRLIISSSETSFRAESIGSRHSSLLLIDCLYVRVAQLSYQRASASLALTDHITPRHAVKSRRTR; encoded by the coding sequence ATGCCTGCCACGGACGTCACCACACTGATCCGCACCGAGCTGCCCCGGCTGGCCGGCTCATTGCGGAAGGTCGGCGAGCTGATCCTGGAGGATCCGGCCGCCGTCACCCACTGCTCGGCCGCCGAGCTGGGCCGCCGGACCGGCACCTCCCAGGCGACGGTGACCCGGTTCTGCCGGGCCATCGGGCTCGACTCCTATCAGCATCTGCTGATCGAACTGGCCCAGGAGCGCGGCCGCGGCGAGGTCTCGGACTGGGGCACCGCCGAGATCGGCCCCGACATCGCCCCCGACGACAGCCTGGAACGGGTCGTGCAGGTCGTCGGCACCGCGGATCTGCGCGCGGTCCAGCAGACCATCGACCGGATGGATCTCGACGCCGTCGAGCGCGCGGCCCAGGCCACGGCCCGTGCGCGCCGTATCGACGTGTACGGAGTCGGCGGCAGCGGGGCCCTGGCGCAGGAGACCGAGACCCGGCTGTTCCGCATCGGCTGCGCGGTGCGAGGTTGGACCGAGGTGCATGGCGCGGCCACTTCCGCCGCCCTGCTCACCCCGGCGGACGTCGCCATCGGCATCTCGCACTCCGGAGCGACCCGGGAGACCATCGAGCCGTTCGAGATGGCCAAGGAGCGCGGTGCCACCACCGTGGCGATCACGTCCGACGCCCGTTCCCCGCTTGCCAAGGCCGCAGACATCCGGCTCATCATCTCCTCCTCGGAGACCAGCTTCCGCGCCGAGAGCATCGGCAGTCGGCACTCCTCCCTGCTCCTCATCGACTGCCTGTACGTCCGCGTCGCCCAGCTCTCCTACCAGCGGGCCAGCGCCTCCCTGGCGCTGACCGACCACATCACTCCGCGGCATGCGGTGAAGTCCCGGCGCACTCGCTGA